A stretch of the Dechloromonas sp. TW-R-39-2 genome encodes the following:
- the fliP gene encoding flagellar type III secretion system pore protein FliP (The bacterial flagellar biogenesis protein FliP forms a type III secretion system (T3SS)-type pore required for flagellar assembly.): MIKRLSLALCLLAPVGLALAQATGGLPAITSTPSGGGGTTYSLTIQTLLLMTALTFIPAAVLMMTSFTRIIIVLSLLRHAMGTQTSPPNQVLVGLALFLTFFIMSPTLERVYTEAYVPLSESKINIMQAGERAAVPMRTFMLKQTREADLAMFASVAKISRIEKPEDTPLRILIPAFVISELKTAFQIGFIIFIPFLVIDMVVASLLMSMGMMMMSPVMVALPFKLMLFVLVDGWHLVIGSLVQSFGS; encoded by the coding sequence ATGATTAAACGCCTTTCACTTGCTCTTTGCCTGCTGGCGCCTGTCGGGCTGGCCCTGGCCCAGGCAACCGGCGGATTGCCGGCGATTACCAGCACGCCATCGGGCGGCGGCGGTACGACATACTCGCTGACCATCCAGACCCTGCTGCTGATGACGGCGCTGACCTTCATTCCGGCAGCCGTGCTGATGATGACCAGTTTCACGCGCATCATCATCGTTTTGTCGCTCTTGCGTCATGCCATGGGAACGCAGACCTCGCCGCCGAATCAGGTCCTGGTCGGGCTAGCACTCTTTCTCACTTTTTTCATCATGTCACCGACGCTCGAGCGGGTTTATACCGAAGCCTACGTCCCGCTATCGGAGAGCAAGATCAACATCATGCAGGCGGGCGAACGGGCGGCCGTCCCGATGCGCACCTTCATGCTCAAGCAGACACGCGAAGCTGACCTGGCGATGTTTGCCAGCGTCGCCAAGATTTCCCGCATCGAAAAACCGGAAGACACGCCGCTGCGCATCCTGATTCCGGCCTTTGTGATCAGCGAACTGAAGACGGCCTTTCAGATCGGCTTCATCATCTTTATCCCGTTTCTCGTTATCGACATGGTGGTCGCAAGCCTGCTGATGTCGATGGGCATGATGATGATGTCGCCGGTCATGGTCGCCCTGCCGTTCAAGCTGATGCTATTCGTGCTGGTCGATGGCTGGCATCTGGTGATCGGTTCGTTGGTTCAGAGTTTCGGCTCATGA
- the fliI gene encoding flagellar protein export ATPase FliI, protein MSTLPDHSGRWQNFLENCQIAASNAQPLWPVGRLTRINGLVMEATGLKLPLGSSCQIFPLGGAPVEAEVVGFAGEKLYLMPSDDVYGLAPGAKVVAFDTPSTPPQVGGKPPLHRRSIDRAKQAPVGEELLGRVLDGVGRPLDNKGPLLARESRSLQSRPVNPMSRAAIHQPLDVGIRAINALLTVGRGQRMGLFAGSGVGKSVLLGMMARYTEAEVIVVGLIGERGREVKEFIEQILGDEGMRRAVVVAAPADTGPLMRLQGAAYATTVAEYFRDQGKQVLLIMDSLTRYAMAQREIALAIGEPPATRGYPPSVFARLPQLVERAGNGPEGGGSITAFYTVLAEGDDQQDPIADSARAILDGHIVLSRTLADAGHYPAIDIEQSISRAMVNLIEPAHLDQIRRFKVLFARYQRSRDLISVGAYSPGSDPVLDQAINYYPKMENFLQQQLTEQSDFSHSLGALATLF, encoded by the coding sequence ATGAGCACACTGCCCGACCACAGCGGGCGCTGGCAAAACTTCCTTGAAAACTGCCAGATTGCGGCGAGCAACGCCCAGCCACTTTGGCCGGTCGGCCGACTGACCCGAATCAACGGTCTGGTCATGGAAGCCACTGGACTGAAATTGCCGCTGGGGAGTTCCTGCCAAATATTTCCGCTCGGTGGCGCACCGGTGGAAGCGGAAGTCGTCGGCTTTGCCGGCGAAAAGCTTTATCTGATGCCTTCCGATGATGTCTACGGCCTTGCCCCTGGCGCCAAAGTCGTCGCCTTCGATACCCCATCGACGCCGCCGCAAGTCGGTGGCAAGCCACCTCTGCACCGGCGCTCCATCGACCGGGCCAAGCAGGCGCCGGTTGGTGAAGAGTTGCTTGGACGGGTACTCGATGGGGTCGGTCGACCGCTCGACAACAAAGGTCCGTTACTCGCCCGTGAATCCAGGTCGCTACAGAGCCGGCCAGTCAATCCGATGTCCCGCGCAGCCATTCACCAGCCGCTTGATGTCGGAATTCGGGCAATCAACGCCCTGTTGACCGTAGGACGCGGCCAGCGGATGGGTCTTTTTGCCGGATCCGGCGTCGGCAAATCGGTACTTCTGGGCATGATGGCCCGCTACACCGAAGCTGAAGTGATTGTCGTCGGGCTGATTGGCGAGCGGGGCCGTGAGGTCAAGGAATTCATCGAGCAGATTCTTGGCGACGAAGGCATGCGTCGAGCCGTTGTCGTTGCCGCACCGGCCGATACCGGCCCGCTGATGCGCCTGCAAGGCGCCGCTTATGCCACAACGGTTGCCGAATATTTTCGCGACCAGGGAAAGCAAGTCCTGTTGATCATGGATTCGCTGACTCGCTATGCCATGGCTCAACGCGAAATTGCCCTGGCGATTGGCGAACCACCCGCGACACGAGGTTATCCGCCTTCGGTTTTTGCACGCCTGCCACAACTCGTCGAACGAGCTGGCAACGGCCCCGAGGGAGGCGGCTCAATCACCGCCTTCTACACCGTGCTGGCCGAAGGTGACGACCAGCAAGACCCTATCGCCGACTCGGCTCGCGCCATTCTTGATGGCCACATCGTCCTTTCACGGACGCTGGCGGATGCCGGGCATTACCCGGCAATCGATATTGAACAATCGATCAGCCGTGCCATGGTCAACCTGATCGAACCGGCACATCTCGATCAGATTCGACGCTTCAAAGTTCTTTTTGCGCGCTATCAGCGCTCGCGCGACCTGATTTCAGTCGGCGCCTATTCTCCGGGCTCCGACCCTGTACTGGATCAGGCAATCAACTATTATCCAAAGATGGAAAACTTCCTTCAGCAGCAGTTGACCGAGCAATCCGACTTTTCCCATAGCCTGGGCGCGCTCGCCACGCTGTTCTAA
- a CDS encoding flagellar basal body-associated FliL family protein, whose protein sequence is MSKDAKPAEEGAEAPKKSKKLLIIIIAVVLVVVLAGGGAAFMLLKKGDHADDEEAAEETAKPKKKEKKKDAKEAPPVFVNLEPFTVNLVPENGDQYLQVILSVELDDAHSEPALKAQMPKIRNNITLLLSSKKASELLPKEGKEKLAETLKDEVNTAIEPPTRTKKGELIMPEGPAKAVLFTSFIIQ, encoded by the coding sequence ATGTCAAAAGACGCCAAGCCAGCCGAAGAAGGGGCAGAAGCACCCAAAAAGAGCAAAAAACTCTTGATCATCATTATTGCCGTGGTGCTTGTTGTCGTTCTGGCAGGGGGCGGCGCTGCATTCATGCTGCTCAAGAAGGGCGATCACGCAGACGACGAGGAAGCGGCCGAAGAGACGGCCAAGCCGAAGAAGAAAGAAAAAAAGAAAGACGCCAAGGAAGCGCCTCCGGTTTTCGTCAATCTTGAGCCGTTCACCGTGAATCTTGTCCCGGAAAACGGTGACCAGTACTTGCAGGTCATCCTTTCCGTCGAACTGGACGATGCCCACTCGGAGCCAGCACTCAAAGCGCAGATGCCCAAGATTCGCAACAACATCACGCTCTTGCTCTCCAGCAAGAAAGCGTCCGAATTGCTGCCCAAGGAAGGCAAGGAAAAGCTGGCCGAAACGCTGAAGGATGAGGTCAACACGGCTATCGAGCCGCCCACCCGGACCAAGAAGGGTGAGTTGATCATGCCGGAAGGTCCTGCCAAGGCGGTCCTTTTCACTTCTTTCATTATTCAGTAA
- the fliJ gene encoding flagellar export protein FliJ, whose amino-acid sequence MAQPFSLQPLLELMQTRTDEATRKLGQLIAAEQSAKSRLQMLEQYRDEYAQRLRDATAQGITRLALRNYQDFLSRIDDAINQQSLAVQQTERSTAAGQEHWKSENKRLKAIDTLSLRHDARERYKEGKQDQKLQDEFSSRKYATQDPNNQD is encoded by the coding sequence ATGGCCCAGCCTTTTTCTCTTCAGCCCCTGCTCGAGTTGATGCAAACGCGCACCGATGAAGCAACGCGCAAACTTGGCCAGCTGATTGCAGCAGAGCAAAGCGCCAAAAGCCGGCTCCAGATGCTTGAGCAATACCGCGATGAATATGCACAACGCCTGCGCGACGCAACCGCCCAAGGTATTACCCGTCTGGCCTTGCGCAACTACCAGGACTTCCTGAGCCGGATCGACGATGCCATCAATCAGCAAAGCCTGGCCGTTCAACAGACAGAACGCAGCACGGCCGCCGGGCAAGAGCACTGGAAGTCCGAAAACAAGCGTCTGAAAGCCATCGACACCCTTTCCCTGCGTCACGATGCCCGCGAACGCTACAAGGAAGGCAAGCAGGACCAAAAGCTCCAGGACGAATTTTCGTCCCGCAAATACGCAACACAAGACCCAAACAATCAAGACTAG
- the fliO gene encoding flagellar biosynthetic protein FliO: protein MLRYLTLLLASFPALATDTAAPGVSASSYVQAGLALCLIIGLLLGTTWLARKVSGGKIFGQGGMKVIGGVALGPRERLVLVEVGDTWLVIGIVPGQIRTLHSLPKGAPAADHLAEHADAPFATWLKSITDRRIND from the coding sequence TTGCTGCGCTATCTGACCCTGCTTCTCGCTTCCTTTCCGGCCCTCGCAACCGACACAGCTGCGCCAGGCGTTTCTGCCAGCAGCTATGTTCAGGCGGGTTTGGCGTTATGCCTGATCATAGGCTTGCTGCTTGGCACCACCTGGTTGGCACGCAAGGTGTCGGGCGGAAAGATTTTCGGGCAGGGGGGCATGAAAGTCATTGGCGGCGTTGCCCTGGGCCCCCGGGAGCGCCTGGTCCTGGTTGAGGTCGGCGACACCTGGCTGGTCATCGGGATCGTCCCGGGACAAATTCGCACCCTGCACTCGCTCCCCAAAGGAGCGCCGGCGGCAGACCATCTGGCAGAACATGCCGACGCACCCTTTGCCACCTGGCTGAAGTCGATTACCGATCGCCGCATCAATGATTAA
- the fliR gene encoding flagellar biosynthetic protein FliR: MINLTTAQLDAWIVAFAYPLIRILSFIAAVPLWSTAGIPRRTRLILAIAITIALAPMLPAMPNVAPGSLAGLWILFMEMLIGIAMGFAARIVFSAVDLAGEFISSQMGLGFATFYDPLNSSQTPVIAEFLGLIGLLIFLSINGHLVFVATLAQSFQVIPVSPNPLGAGSWLNLAELAGKIFSAGLLIALPVIVALMIINVALAVLTRAAPQLNIFSLGFPLTLLGGFFALAISMNYLAVPIQALYEYAMSAMLGFAVPGSLR; encoded by the coding sequence ATGATCAATCTAACGACGGCGCAACTGGATGCCTGGATTGTTGCGTTTGCCTACCCGCTGATCCGGATTCTCTCGTTCATTGCTGCCGTACCGCTCTGGAGCACAGCGGGCATCCCCCGGCGAACCAGGCTCATCCTCGCCATTGCGATCACCATCGCACTGGCGCCCATGCTCCCCGCCATGCCCAACGTCGCCCCCGGCTCACTGGCCGGGCTCTGGATACTCTTCATGGAAATGCTCATCGGCATCGCGATGGGTTTTGCCGCACGGATTGTGTTTTCTGCGGTCGACCTGGCTGGTGAGTTCATTTCCTCGCAAATGGGCTTGGGCTTCGCCACCTTTTACGATCCGCTCAACTCGTCACAAACACCTGTGATTGCCGAATTTCTCGGGCTCATCGGCCTGCTGATTTTTCTTTCAATCAACGGCCACCTGGTGTTTGTTGCCACGCTGGCCCAAAGCTTCCAGGTCATCCCCGTCAGCCCCAATCCACTCGGCGCTGGAAGCTGGCTCAATCTGGCAGAACTTGCCGGCAAGATTTTTTCGGCCGGCCTGTTGATCGCCTTGCCCGTCATCGTCGCCCTGATGATCATCAACGTTGCACTGGCAGTACTGACGCGAGCCGCACCTCAGCTCAATATCTTTTCACTCGGCTTCCCGCTGACCTTGCTTGGTGGGTTCTTTGCGCTGGCCATCAGCATGAATTACCTTGCCGTTCCGATTCAGGCGCTTTACGAATATGCCATGAGTGCGATGCTCGGCTTTGCTGTACCGGGCAGCCTGCGTTAA
- the fliN gene encoding flagellar motor switch protein FliN, translated as MSEDMENTENTTTEEQISEDDWAAAMAEQAITDAPAAQPADIFPSFGGGGGASGMMNELDMILDIPVQITVELGRTKITIKNLLQLAHGSVVELDAMAGEPMDVLVNGTLIAQGEVVVVNDKFGIRLTDIITPSERMRKLNR; from the coding sequence ATGTCCGAGGACATGGAAAACACAGAAAACACCACAACCGAAGAACAAATCAGCGAAGACGACTGGGCTGCCGCCATGGCGGAACAGGCGATCACCGATGCACCGGCAGCCCAGCCGGCCGACATCTTTCCATCCTTTGGCGGCGGCGGTGGTGCAAGCGGGATGATGAACGAGCTCGACATGATTCTGGACATTCCCGTCCAGATTACCGTCGAACTCGGCCGGACCAAGATCACCATCAAGAACCTGCTGCAACTGGCTCATGGCTCGGTCGTCGAGCTGGATGCCATGGCGGGCGAACCGATGGATGTGCTGGTCAATGGCACGCTGATCGCACAAGGTGAAGTCGTTGTCGTGAATGACAAATTCGGTATCCGCCTGACGGACATCATCACGCCCTCCGAGCGGATGCGCAAACTCAATCGTTGA
- the fliM gene encoding flagellar motor switch protein FliM codes for MAGDFLSQDEVDALLKGVTGETDEPEEGAGDGGGIRSYNLGTQERIVRGRMPTLELINERFARYLRIGLFNYMHRNAEISVGPIRVQKYSEFIRNLVVPTNLNLVVAKPLRGTALFVFDPNLVFLVVDNMFGGDGRFHTRVEGRDFTPTEQRIIQGLLNVVFTEYGKSWKPVHDITFEYVRSEMNSQFANIATPAEIVVSTTFTLEFGGATADMHICFPYSMMEPIRDLLYSTMQSDQLSTDKRWIGTLRKQLQGAEVEVVARLGTAKISLGQILKLKVGDVIPLNISERISAVVDNVPLMECSYGQQNGQYALKVERFISALPDTPAGEPVTGE; via the coding sequence ATGGCTGGCGACTTTCTTTCCCAGGACGAGGTTGATGCCCTACTGAAGGGCGTCACCGGGGAAACCGACGAACCCGAAGAAGGCGCGGGAGATGGCGGCGGGATACGCTCGTACAATCTTGGCACCCAGGAACGTATCGTTCGTGGGCGCATGCCAACGCTTGAACTTATCAATGAGCGTTTTGCCCGTTACCTGCGCATTGGCTTGTTCAATTACATGCATCGGAACGCCGAAATTTCGGTCGGTCCGATCCGTGTTCAGAAATACAGTGAATTCATCCGGAACCTGGTCGTCCCGACCAACCTGAACCTGGTCGTTGCCAAGCCTTTGCGTGGTACCGCCTTGTTCGTTTTCGACCCGAACCTGGTGTTCCTTGTCGTCGACAACATGTTTGGCGGCGATGGCCGCTTCCATACGCGGGTCGAAGGACGCGATTTCACACCGACCGAGCAGCGCATCATCCAGGGGCTGCTGAATGTGGTGTTCACCGAGTACGGCAAATCGTGGAAACCCGTACACGACATCACGTTCGAATACGTCCGTTCGGAAATGAATTCGCAGTTTGCGAATATCGCAACACCGGCTGAAATTGTCGTTTCAACCACGTTTACGCTTGAATTCGGCGGAGCAACGGCCGACATGCACATCTGCTTCCCGTATTCGATGATGGAGCCGATTCGTGACTTGCTGTACAGCACGATGCAGAGCGACCAGTTATCCACCGACAAGCGCTGGATCGGAACCTTGCGCAAGCAACTGCAAGGGGCTGAAGTTGAAGTGGTTGCCCGCCTTGGCACAGCCAAGATTTCACTCGGCCAGATTCTGAAACTGAAGGTCGGTGATGTCATTCCGTTGAATATCTCCGAGCGCATTTCTGCCGTGGTCGACAATGTCCCGCTGATGGAATGTTCCTATGGCCAGCAAAATGGCCAATATGCACTTAAGGTCGAGCGTTTCATATCGGCGCTGCCTGATACACCCGCCGGGGAACCGGTAACGGGAGAATGA
- a CDS encoding flagellar hook-length control protein FliK, producing MVPNGLPLPPAQATVAVATTETQDAISLLEGRSRKGGEPNTGLLNSNSSDETHSDSLVAISNALLPVQAEKTTIAPPSTEIRQSSISTKPDWLSASTDKAETIFKPAETANIAVESPPQPTSNSFSSTLSALTSTHAQQENHFAERSHSISTPLQNAAWGGAFGEKIVWLAKNEQQSAQISINPPQLGPMQISLSLNGDQASAVFTSAHAEVRQAIETAMPQLREMLSSAGITLGDTSVGAQLPQQQRETQQQFANGNRSTGENAILPADSGSDTLVGVMPIQRGRGLVDLFA from the coding sequence ATGGTCCCGAACGGCCTGCCGCTGCCGCCGGCACAAGCAACCGTCGCTGTTGCCACAACAGAGACCCAGGATGCCATCTCATTGCTTGAAGGGCGTAGCCGCAAAGGTGGTGAGCCCAACACCGGCTTATTGAACTCAAACTCAAGCGACGAAACTCACTCAGACAGCCTTGTGGCAATCTCGAACGCACTGCTGCCCGTACAGGCAGAAAAAACAACCATCGCACCGCCAAGCACAGAGATACGCCAATCCAGCATTTCGACAAAGCCGGATTGGCTTTCGGCAAGCACAGACAAGGCAGAAACAATTTTCAAGCCGGCGGAAACGGCAAATATTGCCGTGGAAAGTCCCCCCCAGCCGACCAGCAACAGCTTTTCCAGCACACTGAGCGCACTGACATCGACCCACGCCCAGCAAGAAAACCACTTTGCCGAACGGAGTCACAGCATATCAACGCCACTCCAGAACGCGGCCTGGGGCGGTGCATTTGGCGAAAAAATCGTCTGGCTTGCCAAAAACGAACAACAAAGTGCGCAAATCAGTATCAATCCACCACAATTGGGGCCGATGCAGATTTCTTTGTCGCTGAACGGCGATCAAGCTTCGGCCGTTTTCACTTCAGCCCACGCAGAAGTCCGTCAGGCTATCGAAACAGCCATGCCACAACTGCGGGAAATGCTTTCCAGCGCAGGAATCACGCTAGGTGACACCAGCGTTGGCGCACAATTGCCACAGCAGCAGCGTGAAACCCAACAGCAATTTGCTAACGGGAACCGCTCGACGGGCGAAAACGCTATACTTCCGGCCGATAGTGGCTCGGATACATTAGTCGGCGTAATGCCGATCCAGCGAGGGCGGGGTCTGGTAGACCTGTTTGCCTGA
- the fliQ gene encoding flagellar biosynthesis protein FliQ produces MTPGTVMEIGRQAIEVTLLMSAPMLLSALIIGLIVSVFQAATQLNESTLQFVPKLVVMFLVLLLVGPWMLQYMMDYIQRLFESIPQLIG; encoded by the coding sequence ATGACACCGGGCACCGTCATGGAAATTGGCCGGCAGGCGATCGAGGTCACCTTGCTGATGTCTGCACCGATGCTGCTCTCGGCCCTGATCATCGGCCTGATCGTCAGTGTTTTTCAGGCGGCCACGCAGCTCAATGAGTCAACGCTGCAATTTGTCCCGAAGCTTGTCGTCATGTTCCTTGTGCTGCTGCTGGTCGGACCATGGATGCTGCAATACATGATGGACTACATCCAGCGCCTCTTCGAGAGCATCCCGCAGTTGATCGGCTGA
- the flgL gene encoding flagellar hook-associated protein FlgL: MRVSSSQMFYAGTTNIINGQSAVYKTQNQLSTMRRILSPRDNPVDSTLSLMTTQSKEVNATFLKNQGMAADHLGDLDTQLGLASDLLQDVLSRSIQGGNSSYSPTQKQAIAEELKRRLESLVDIANARDGSGDYMFAGNTTNSKPFSVSGSGGNYSLGGTPIVSYSGDDGRRLLQVEASQDVATSESGQDVFMRVTNASGDLLGRSVFDAVKNMIDTLDSSSGVVPAPSYDQALGDLHASLDHISKARASVGARINQLDSLTEAGGDLSVKYETRLANLEGLDYVEAFSRLSQQKMQLEASQQSFVKTSGLSLFNYIS; the protein is encoded by the coding sequence ATGAGAGTTAGTTCTAGTCAGATGTTTTACGCCGGGACGACCAATATCATTAATGGTCAGTCTGCTGTCTATAAGACGCAGAATCAGCTATCGACGATGCGGAGGATTCTCTCTCCGCGTGACAATCCGGTTGACTCGACCCTGTCACTGATGACGACCCAATCGAAGGAGGTCAATGCCACCTTCCTGAAAAATCAGGGTATGGCCGCCGACCACCTGGGGGATCTCGATACCCAGCTTGGCTTGGCCAGCGATCTCCTGCAGGATGTGCTGTCGCGCAGTATCCAGGGGGGCAATAGCTCCTACAGTCCGACGCAGAAGCAGGCGATTGCCGAGGAATTGAAACGGCGTCTTGAAAGTCTTGTCGATATTGCCAATGCTCGTGATGGTTCCGGCGATTACATGTTTGCCGGCAACACGACCAATTCGAAGCCTTTCAGTGTCAGCGGCAGTGGCGGCAATTACAGCCTGGGTGGGACGCCGATCGTTTCCTATAGTGGCGACGATGGTCGTCGCCTGTTGCAGGTCGAAGCTTCTCAGGATGTGGCAACGAGTGAGTCCGGGCAGGATGTGTTCATGCGCGTCACGAATGCCAGCGGTGACTTGCTGGGGCGCAGTGTGTTCGATGCCGTGAAAAATATGATCGACACTCTGGATTCGAGCAGCGGTGTCGTACCGGCACCAAGCTACGACCAGGCACTGGGCGACCTGCATGCTTCGCTTGATCATATTTCGAAGGCGCGGGCATCGGTTGGTGCGCGGATCAATCAGCTTGATTCACTGACCGAAGCCGGTGGCGATTTGTCGGTCAAATATGAGACGCGCCTGGCCAATCTTGAAGGCCTGGATTATGTTGAGGCTTTTTCCCGGTTGAGCCAGCAAAAAATGCAGCTTGAAGCCTCGCAACAGTCATTCGTCAAAACGAGTGGCTTGAGCTTGTTTAACTATATCTCATGA
- a CDS encoding flagellar assembly protein FliH, translated as MSGIIPKEQLASYQRWQIGSFDQKPSVTQAAPAAAPAPVIETPAELFQPPSPDDIALIHEEAKAEGYAAGFEEGRQAGEQAGQEAVREESTQIRTLIGNIESALGSLDQTLADSVLALALEVAAQLTHGAIKANPEVLLPVIREAINTLPLHHAQITLRLNPVDASNIRKHLGEQLTQGGSQIIEDPDISPGGCQIKAGTSEVDASIETRWRRVLEAIGTQPTEWLKQP; from the coding sequence ATGTCCGGCATCATTCCAAAAGAACAACTGGCCAGCTATCAGCGCTGGCAAATCGGCTCATTCGACCAGAAGCCAAGCGTCACGCAGGCCGCACCGGCGGCCGCACCGGCTCCTGTCATCGAAACGCCGGCGGAGCTTTTTCAGCCCCCCAGCCCTGACGATATCGCCCTCATTCACGAAGAAGCCAAGGCCGAGGGCTACGCAGCCGGCTTCGAAGAAGGGCGGCAAGCCGGCGAACAGGCCGGCCAGGAGGCTGTGCGTGAAGAAAGCACACAGATCCGGACGCTGATCGGCAATATCGAATCGGCCCTCGGTTCACTGGATCAAACACTGGCGGACAGCGTTCTTGCGCTTGCCCTTGAAGTGGCAGCACAACTGACGCATGGCGCGATAAAAGCCAATCCGGAAGTCCTGCTCCCGGTCATTCGCGAGGCGATCAATACACTGCCCTTGCATCATGCCCAGATCACCCTACGCCTCAACCCGGTCGACGCATCGAATATCCGCAAACACCTGGGCGAACAGCTGACGCAGGGAGGCAGCCAGATCATCGAAGATCCCGACATTTCACCGGGTGGCTGCCAGATCAAGGCCGGCACCAGTGAAGTCGATGCCTCGATAGAAACCCGCTGGCGCCGTGTTCTGGAAGCGATAGGCACACAGCCCACGGAATGGCTGAAGCAACCATGA